Proteins encoded by one window of Anabaena sphaerica FACHB-251:
- the efp gene encoding elongation factor P, translated as MISSNDFRPGVSIVLDGSVWRVVEFLHVKPGKGSAFVRTKLKNVQNGSVVEKTFRAGETVPQATLEKITMQHTYKEGEEFVFMDMETYEEGRLTTAQIGDRVKYLKEGMEVNVIRWGEQVLEVELPNSVVLQVIETDPGVKGDTATGGTKPAKVETGATVMVPLFISQGERIKIDTREDKYLGRE; from the coding sequence ATGATTTCTAGTAATGACTTTCGACCCGGTGTTTCTATTGTCCTAGACGGATCTGTATGGCGAGTAGTTGAGTTTCTCCACGTTAAGCCCGGTAAAGGTTCTGCTTTTGTGAGAACTAAGCTGAAAAATGTCCAGAATGGTAGCGTGGTAGAAAAAACCTTCCGGGCTGGGGAAACTGTACCCCAAGCTACTTTGGAAAAAATCACGATGCAACATACCTATAAAGAGGGTGAAGAATTCGTCTTTATGGATATGGAAACCTATGAAGAAGGTAGATTAACTACTGCACAAATTGGCGATCGCGTAAAGTACCTCAAGGAAGGTATGGAAGTCAACGTTATTCGTTGGGGCGAACAAGTGCTAGAAGTTGAACTACCTAATTCTGTGGTTCTCCAAGTGATTGAAACAGACCCCGGCGTTAAAGGTGATACTGCCACAGGTGGTACCAAACCGGCGAAGGTGGAAACTGGTGCAACTGTCATGGTTCCCCTGTTTATTTCTCAAGGTGAACGGATCAAGATAGATACCAGAGAAGATAAATATTTAGGCAGGGAATAA